The following proteins are co-located in the Diaphorobacter sp. HDW4B genome:
- a CDS encoding VF530 family DNA-binding protein — protein MTTAPAPAPQPQARNPLHGITLERMVADLADYFGWAELGERIPIRCFNLDPSVASSLKFLRKTPWAREKVESLYLFMLRDQKREAMRQGN, from the coding sequence ATGACGACCGCTCCCGCCCCAGCGCCCCAACCACAAGCGCGCAACCCTCTTCACGGCATCACCCTCGAACGCATGGTGGCCGACCTCGCCGACTACTTCGGCTGGGCGGAGCTGGGCGAACGCATTCCGATTCGCTGCTTCAATCTGGACCCCAGCGTGGCGTCCAGCCTCAAGTTCCTGCGCAAGACGCCCTGGGCACGCGAGAAGGTCGAGAGTCTTTATCTGTTCATGCTGCGTGATCAGAAGCGCGAGGCGATGAGGCAGGGGAACTGA
- a CDS encoding CbrC family protein, with translation MSDQPPRFTYHPRAYELELIEQIDIECECCGQERGWIYSGSVYTTADVDNVCPWCIADGSAHLKWDASFSQDIEGVTIPGETKVDGASAESTDEVMHRTPGYRSWQGAVWKTHCGDVCEFHGDISSEELATLDTRSEALFQQDHAWVFKNYGTLTELSAHYSQHGGMSLYKFVCRHCGIVRIHADLC, from the coding sequence ATGAGTGACCAACCACCACGCTTCACCTACCACCCCAGGGCCTACGAGCTGGAATTGATCGAGCAGATCGACATCGAGTGCGAGTGCTGCGGACAGGAGCGTGGATGGATCTACAGCGGCAGCGTCTATACCACTGCCGATGTGGACAACGTATGCCCATGGTGCATTGCCGATGGCTCGGCACACCTCAAGTGGGATGCCTCTTTCAGTCAGGACATCGAGGGAGTCACGATACCGGGTGAGACGAAGGTTGACGGTGCGTCAGCAGAATCCACCGATGAGGTCATGCACCGCACTCCCGGCTACCGCAGTTGGCAAGGGGCCGTATGGAAAACACATTGCGGCGATGTATGCGAGTTCCACGGTGACATTTCCAGCGAGGAATTGGCCACTCTCGACACAAGATCGGAAGCGCTCTTCCAGCAGGATCACGCGTGGGTCTTCAAAAACTACGGCACACTGACGGAACTCAGCGCGCACTACAGTCAGCACGGCGGCATGAGCCTCTACAAATTCGTATGCCGACATTGCGGCATCGTTCGAATCCACGCTGATCTTTGCTGA
- a CDS encoding cytochrome c, with the protein MAKSTWIKGLGAVVVAGIVVVGGLYLYGSSSSNIPPATVDFAKLDAKQFDELYKRGEQVFRAGDCAACHSSPKTGAELAGGVPMVTPMGTLYGSNISPSKEHGIGNWSADDLYRAVAMGIAPGRKVLYPAMPYASYHQITRGDTDALWIWMMKQSPVEVANQPGEMQFPFNVRPAVALWNALNRPTAKEFDLSSGDELLRGKYLVDTLGHCAECHSPRSKLTFAMDTSRYLEGSIIEGSYAPALTPEALKARGWNKDDLVQFFRTGVAPQGVMTFRMASVLDHSTSRMAEKDVRAMAAYLTQNQDMPGPKIIKAAEGQINVKGENLYLGLCAGCHGAQGDGQPHSSVPMSTNTTAMFPTPINLIRVIREGVAERDLAHGERMQTMPGFADKLGNEEMADLVNYMRQTWGGQPGNVTAADVAENIKTIEHSK; encoded by the coding sequence ATGGCTAAGAGCACCTGGATCAAAGGCCTGGGCGCGGTGGTCGTCGCGGGCATCGTGGTCGTCGGTGGCCTATATCTGTACGGCAGCTCCAGCAGCAACATTCCGCCTGCCACGGTGGACTTCGCCAAGCTCGACGCCAAGCAGTTCGACGAGCTCTACAAGCGCGGCGAACAGGTCTTCCGCGCGGGCGACTGCGCTGCCTGCCACAGCTCCCCCAAAACGGGTGCTGAACTCGCAGGTGGCGTTCCCATGGTCACCCCGATGGGCACGCTCTACGGCAGCAACATCTCTCCATCGAAGGAACACGGCATCGGCAACTGGTCGGCCGACGACCTGTACCGCGCCGTCGCCATGGGCATCGCGCCCGGCCGCAAGGTGCTGTACCCCGCCATGCCCTACGCCAGCTACCACCAGATCACCCGTGGCGACACGGATGCGCTGTGGATCTGGATGATGAAGCAGTCGCCCGTCGAAGTCGCCAACCAACCCGGCGAGATGCAGTTCCCGTTCAACGTCCGCCCCGCCGTGGCGCTGTGGAATGCGCTCAATCGCCCGACCGCCAAGGAGTTCGATCTCTCCTCCGGCGACGAACTGCTGCGCGGCAAGTACCTGGTCGACACGCTCGGCCACTGCGCCGAATGCCACAGCCCACGCAGCAAGCTCACGTTCGCGATGGACACTTCGCGCTATCTCGAAGGCAGCATCATCGAAGGCTCGTACGCACCCGCACTCACGCCAGAAGCCTTGAAGGCGCGCGGCTGGAACAAGGACGACCTCGTGCAGTTCTTCCGCACCGGCGTCGCACCGCAAGGCGTGATGACCTTCCGCATGGCCTCGGTGCTCGATCACTCGACATCGCGCATGGCTGAAAAAGACGTGCGCGCCATGGCCGCCTACCTGACCCAGAACCAGGACATGCCCGGCCCCAAGATCATCAAGGCCGCCGAAGGCCAGATCAACGTGAAGGGCGAGAACCTGTACCTCGGCCTGTGCGCAGGCTGCCACGGTGCGCAGGGCGACGGCCAGCCGCATTCCTCCGTGCCCATGAGCACCAACACCACCGCCATGTTCCCCACGCCCATCAACCTGATCCGCGTGATCCGCGAAGGCGTGGCCGAACGCGACCTGGCCCACGGCGAACGCATGCAGACCATGCCCGGCTTCGCCGACAAGCTCGGCAACGAGGAAATGGCAGACCTCGTCAACTACATGCGCCAGACCTGGGGCGGCCAGCCCGGCAACGTGACCGCCGCCGACGTGGCGGAAAACATCAAGACCATCGAGCACAGCAAGTAA
- a CDS encoding (2Fe-2S)-binding protein, with translation MQDRIQFSATINRKKIGPVDVPKDLMMIEFLQEYAGMNGTRLGCGQGVCRACTIIVDDPEKGSITVPACVTGVTWLNGKTIRTVEGIASVDDKGVVHPSPVQKAFLEHYSFQCGYCTPGFVNSATVLMEKLEKHPVPADDVEKAIEEQLEAHICRCTGYVRYYHAVRDVILKTPGLTTGKRTKEVVNNG, from the coding sequence ATGCAGGACCGTATCCAATTCAGCGCCACCATCAACCGCAAAAAAATTGGCCCCGTCGACGTTCCCAAGGACTTGATGATGATCGAGTTCCTGCAGGAATACGCGGGCATGAACGGCACTCGTCTGGGCTGCGGACAGGGCGTGTGCCGTGCCTGCACCATCATCGTGGACGATCCGGAAAAGGGTTCGATCACCGTGCCTGCCTGCGTGACCGGCGTCACCTGGCTCAACGGCAAGACCATCCGCACCGTCGAAGGCATCGCCTCGGTGGACGACAAGGGCGTGGTGCATCCATCGCCCGTGCAGAAGGCGTTTCTGGAGCACTACTCGTTCCAGTGCGGCTACTGCACGCCGGGCTTCGTGAACTCGGCCACCGTGCTGATGGAAAAGCTCGAAAAGCATCCCGTGCCTGCGGACGATGTGGAAAAGGCCATCGAGGAACAGCTCGAAGCCCACATCTGCCGCTGCACCGGCTACGTGCGCTACTACCACGCCGTGCGCGACGTGATCCTCAAGACGCCGGGCCTCACCACGGGCAAGCGCACCAAGGAGGTCGTCAACAATGGCTAA
- a CDS encoding xanthine dehydrogenase family protein molybdopterin-binding subunit: protein MSKLDFNRRSFLKAAAAMGVIASVRPVKDALAELITPAGGQETHWISGNKLNYRRDGMAKVTGQKVFAIDLRAKDMQGWPEQQSYALTIHVPRADRIYEGLDLSVLGDDFKPDVLIDAESIAADGLRMPDPGFYGEFFVKKGELSPMLGHPVAVAIWHDYEKFRVANKRLRFNDSIFRFGAEMAQPARAPYVAARFVRVQGDDAYGEDKFSPMKNTIVWPATDEKGVHWPDAHHPAFGALMGQSARIQSEMKEPKDGLRAFARKYYSQSIDHVAMEMENGLAWYDRNTGELHMVGAAQAPYSTADHVMHMVKESHLPLKKLDYISSYTVGYGQKEHQPFPFYVALASLYAQGRPVRMALDRWKHFQFALKRHPFDVETAIAVDKEGQFQSLTCHMVGDGGGVTNFSPSVGTVAVTAAQSIYYFPQSDLSVVVNPSVGVTSGSMRGYGSVQSMAYTEMLVDEIAQEIGMDAIELRRRNVLKSSMKNTQGASPSGHLRIGEILDIAAKDPMWTERAKRKSDYEAANPGMRYGIGFGAVQKDFGTGAEASIAELEITPEGRIKMRHIANEIGTGSTTSQMVAIEPILGRPADDVDFAVNHWDNMPLESKDEPYTTPQAKEDELARNPFWVPRVVSPVSASNSAYYFRHATQQAAQMLLKLSLWPAAQSIWSSKADGGQLLPSAVTEEMLEWRDGMLVAEGLEPLSFARLAAHAHEKGMITGVCVHAFNRWAWAKADFTVEGVKFQPYIDALSVKYGQGASDAKKAAMKHGGYAFVPRDKVYFPPVQRANAGTVYYAPCATLVELAVSTGTGKVNILSHKTWLECGTQIVPELVSGQIQGGVAMGIGHALYEDLPRDATGPGNGQWGLNRYHVPRASEVAVWTAQGTVLPPLSRTDPPKGMAEVVMIPVIAACVNAVVNATGKRFYATPLTPEKIREVL from the coding sequence GTGTCCAAACTGGACTTCAATCGACGCAGTTTTCTGAAGGCAGCTGCGGCCATGGGCGTAATCGCGAGTGTGCGCCCGGTCAAAGATGCGCTTGCAGAACTCATCACCCCCGCCGGTGGCCAGGAAACCCACTGGATCAGCGGCAACAAACTCAACTACCGTCGCGATGGCATGGCCAAGGTCACTGGGCAGAAGGTCTTTGCCATCGACCTGCGCGCCAAGGATATGCAGGGCTGGCCCGAGCAGCAGTCCTACGCGCTGACGATCCACGTCCCGCGCGCCGACCGCATCTACGAGGGGCTGGACCTCTCCGTTCTGGGCGACGACTTCAAGCCCGATGTGCTGATCGACGCGGAAAGCATTGCCGCCGACGGTCTGCGCATGCCCGATCCGGGCTTCTACGGCGAATTCTTCGTCAAGAAGGGCGAACTCTCGCCGATGCTGGGCCACCCGGTCGCAGTCGCCATCTGGCACGACTACGAGAAATTCCGCGTCGCCAACAAGCGCCTGCGCTTCAACGACTCCATCTTCCGCTTCGGCGCAGAGATGGCGCAGCCCGCGCGTGCTCCGTACGTGGCCGCCCGCTTCGTGCGGGTGCAGGGCGACGATGCATATGGCGAAGACAAGTTCTCTCCCATGAAGAACACCATCGTCTGGCCCGCCACCGATGAAAAGGGCGTGCATTGGCCCGACGCGCATCACCCGGCCTTCGGCGCGCTGATGGGTCAATCGGCCCGCATCCAGTCCGAGATGAAGGAGCCCAAGGACGGTCTGCGCGCCTTTGCTCGCAAGTACTACAGCCAGTCCATCGACCACGTGGCCATGGAAATGGAAAACGGTCTCGCCTGGTACGACCGCAACACCGGCGAGCTGCACATGGTGGGCGCGGCGCAGGCCCCGTACAGCACGGCCGATCATGTGATGCACATGGTCAAGGAAAGCCATCTGCCGCTCAAGAAGCTGGACTACATCAGCTCCTACACCGTGGGCTACGGCCAGAAGGAGCACCAGCCCTTCCCGTTCTACGTGGCGCTGGCGTCGCTGTATGCGCAGGGCCGCCCGGTACGCATGGCGCTCGATCGCTGGAAGCATTTTCAGTTCGCACTCAAGCGCCATCCGTTCGATGTGGAAACCGCCATCGCGGTGGACAAGGAAGGCCAATTCCAGTCGCTCACCTGCCACATGGTGGGCGATGGCGGCGGCGTGACCAACTTCAGCCCATCGGTGGGCACGGTGGCCGTCACGGCAGCGCAGTCGATCTACTACTTCCCGCAGAGCGATCTGTCGGTGGTGGTCAACCCCAGCGTGGGCGTGACCTCGGGCTCGATGCGCGGCTACGGCTCGGTGCAGTCCATGGCCTATACCGAAATGCTGGTCGATGAAATCGCCCAGGAAATCGGCATGGACGCCATCGAGCTGCGCCGCCGCAACGTGCTCAAGAGCAGCATGAAGAACACGCAGGGCGCGTCGCCTTCGGGCCATCTGCGCATCGGCGAGATTCTGGACATCGCCGCCAAGGACCCCATGTGGACCGAGCGCGCCAAGCGCAAGTCCGACTACGAAGCGGCCAACCCCGGCATGCGCTACGGCATCGGCTTCGGCGCGGTGCAAAAGGACTTCGGCACGGGTGCCGAGGCGTCGATTGCCGAACTGGAGATCACGCCCGAAGGCCGCATCAAGATGCGCCACATCGCCAATGAAATCGGCACCGGCAGCACGACCTCGCAGATGGTGGCGATCGAGCCCATCCTCGGCCGTCCGGCCGACGATGTGGACTTCGCCGTCAACCACTGGGACAACATGCCCCTGGAGAGCAAGGACGAGCCCTACACCACGCCGCAGGCCAAGGAAGACGAGCTGGCCCGCAACCCGTTCTGGGTGCCGCGCGTGGTCTCGCCTGTGTCGGCGTCGAACTCGGCTTATTACTTCCGCCACGCCACGCAGCAGGCCGCGCAGATGCTGCTCAAGCTGAGCCTGTGGCCTGCCGCCCAATCGATCTGGTCGAGCAAGGCCGATGGCGGTCAACTGCTGCCCAGCGCCGTCACCGAAGAGATGCTGGAATGGCGCGACGGCATGCTCGTCGCAGAAGGTCTGGAGCCGCTGAGCTTTGCGCGCCTTGCCGCCCATGCGCACGAGAAGGGCATGATCACCGGCGTGTGCGTGCACGCGTTCAACCGCTGGGCCTGGGCGAAGGCGGACTTCACCGTCGAAGGCGTGAAGTTCCAGCCCTACATCGACGCGCTGTCCGTCAAATACGGTCAAGGTGCGAGCGACGCCAAGAAGGCCGCGATGAAGCATGGCGGCTACGCCTTCGTGCCGCGCGACAAGGTCTACTTCCCGCCCGTGCAGCGCGCCAACGCGGGCACGGTGTACTACGCGCCTTGCGCCACGCTGGTGGAACTGGCCGTGTCCACCGGCACCGGCAAGGTGAACATCCTCTCGCACAAGACCTGGCTGGAATGCGGCACGCAGATCGTGCCGGAACTGGTCTCGGGCCAGATCCAGGGCGGCGTGGCCATGGGCATCGGCCATGCGCTGTATGAAGACCTGCCGCGCGACGCCACCGGTCCGGGCAATGGCCAATGGGGGCTCAACCGCTACCACGTGCCACGTGCGAGCGAAGTCGCGGTGTGGACCGCGCAAGGCACTGTGCTGCCGCCGCTGTCGCGCACCGACCCACCCAAGGGCATGGCCGAGGTGGTGATGATTCCCGTCATCGCCGCCTGCGTGAACGCCGTGGTCAACGCCACCGGCAAGCGTTTCTATGCCACCCCATTGACCCCCGAAAAAATCAGAGAGGTACTGTGA
- a CDS encoding MBL fold metallo-hydrolase yields MLQYLTVPVTAFQQNSSIVWCDATKDAAIIDPGGDLDVLLGEVQKRGLNLKALWLTHAHIDHAGGTGELAQKLDLPIIGPEEGDQFWIDGLPQQSQMFNFPPALPFTPTRWLHDGDTVQIGNETLNVRHCPGHTPGHVVFHAPQIDRAFVGDVLFAGSIGRTDFPKGNHQQLIDSITQRLWPMGDQTVFIPGHGPESTFGRERRTNPYVGNT; encoded by the coding sequence ATGCTGCAGTACCTCACCGTCCCCGTCACCGCCTTTCAGCAGAACTCGTCCATCGTCTGGTGCGACGCCACCAAGGACGCCGCCATCATCGATCCGGGCGGCGATCTCGATGTGCTGCTGGGCGAGGTGCAAAAGCGCGGCCTGAACCTCAAGGCGCTGTGGCTCACGCACGCGCACATCGACCACGCGGGCGGCACGGGCGAGCTGGCGCAGAAGCTCGACCTGCCGATCATCGGCCCCGAAGAAGGCGACCAGTTCTGGATCGACGGGTTGCCGCAGCAAAGCCAGATGTTCAACTTTCCGCCCGCGCTGCCGTTCACGCCCACGCGCTGGCTGCACGATGGAGACACGGTGCAGATCGGCAACGAGACACTGAACGTGCGCCACTGCCCCGGCCACACACCCGGCCATGTGGTGTTCCACGCACCGCAGATCGACCGCGCATTCGTGGGTGATGTGCTGTTTGCAGGCAGCATCGGCCGCACGGATTTTCCGAAGGGCAATCACCAGCAGCTCATCGACTCGATCACCCAGCGCCTGTGGCCCATGGGCGACCAGACGGTGTTCATCCCCGGCCACGGCCCGGAAAGCACCTTCGGGCGGGAGCGCCGCACGAATCCCTACGTGGGCAACACCTGA
- a CDS encoding M48 family metallopeptidase, whose translation MKPSAYSCPCATPHGSLWNARRAFLLAASAVAATPVLAQVEVGDASSMRKLVPAETLENAATQQYDQLLAQAKAKGALAGANNPQLIRLRAIAAKIVPFTYAWNDRARGWKWEVNLIGSKQINAFCMPGGKIAFYTGILDQLKLTDDEVAMVMGHEMAHALREHSRERLAKTQATNIGISLGAALLGLGDVGRAAANLGSQLLTLKFSRNDESEADLVGLELAARAGFDPQASVTLWEKMGKATGSQQGMQFLSTHPSGPNRIHELQQNVPRVSGLYDKARQR comes from the coding sequence ATGAAACCCTCTGCGTACTCCTGCCCATGCGCCACGCCTCACGGCTCCCTCTGGAACGCACGCCGCGCCTTTCTGCTGGCTGCTTCGGCAGTGGCGGCAACGCCCGTGCTCGCTCAGGTCGAGGTGGGCGATGCGTCTTCCATGCGCAAGCTGGTGCCCGCCGAGACGCTGGAGAACGCCGCCACGCAGCAATATGACCAGTTGCTCGCACAGGCCAAAGCCAAGGGCGCGCTGGCCGGGGCGAACAACCCGCAGCTCATTCGTCTGCGCGCGATTGCCGCGAAGATCGTGCCGTTCACCTATGCGTGGAACGACCGCGCACGCGGCTGGAAGTGGGAGGTCAACCTCATCGGCAGCAAGCAGATCAACGCCTTCTGCATGCCGGGCGGCAAGATCGCGTTCTACACCGGCATCCTCGACCAGCTCAAGCTGACCGACGACGAGGTCGCCATGGTCATGGGCCACGAAATGGCGCATGCGCTACGCGAACATTCGCGCGAGCGGCTGGCCAAGACGCAGGCGACCAACATCGGCATTTCGCTCGGCGCGGCGTTGCTGGGGCTGGGCGATGTGGGGCGCGCGGCAGCCAATCTGGGCTCGCAGTTGCTCACGCTGAAGTTCAGTCGCAATGATGAATCCGAAGCCGATCTGGTGGGCCTCGAACTAGCCGCGCGCGCGGGTTTCGATCCGCAGGCGTCCGTGACGCTCTGGGAAAAAATGGGCAAGGCCACAGGCAGCCAGCAAGGCATGCAGTTCCTGTCCACCCACCCGAGCGGCCCCAACCGCATCCACGAGTTGCAGCAGAACGTGCCGCGCGTCAGCGGCCTGTACGACAAGGCGCGGCAGCGATAA
- a CDS encoding DMT family transporter, giving the protein MTQTASPSTSSLTRTPAAHAHVSSVLGIALVSAASLLWGTTGTVQSLGASGLSPFWVGAAQLVVASVFFVCVLLMTRSRSASSSLPLLPAPSQMGLKLGWFLLAAAGVAGYSISFYAGVKLAGVAVGTAVAIGSSPIWAGLIQAVLLRAPLSGLWWLGTAVSVGGGVAMVLSKGGATAEISWTGLLLCLLAGLSYASYALINKRLVAHASTQVVNFYVFTGAACMAIPAALLLAGVPVFTASSLLVVVYLGIVVSGIAYVLFSNGLRGISGPTGVTLTLIEPVAAFLLAVWIVGEHQPLQSWLGLLAVLAGLLVVIRAELLASRQAKNN; this is encoded by the coding sequence ATGACGCAAACTGCCTCGCCCTCCACGTCCTCGCTCACGCGCACGCCTGCCGCTCACGCCCATGTTTCCTCGGTGCTCGGCATTGCGCTGGTGTCTGCCGCTTCGCTGCTCTGGGGCACGACCGGCACGGTGCAAAGTCTGGGCGCGAGCGGGCTGTCGCCGTTCTGGGTGGGGGCCGCGCAGTTGGTGGTGGCCAGCGTGTTCTTTGTCTGCGTGCTGCTGATGACGCGAAGCCGCAGCGCAAGTTCCAGCTTGCCGCTGTTGCCCGCACCATCGCAAATGGGCTTGAAGCTGGGTTGGTTCCTGCTCGCCGCTGCCGGTGTGGCGGGTTACAGCATCAGCTTCTATGCCGGCGTGAAGCTCGCGGGCGTGGCAGTCGGCACGGCGGTGGCGATTGGCAGCAGCCCCATCTGGGCGGGGCTGATTCAGGCCGTGCTGCTGCGTGCGCCGCTGTCCGGCCTGTGGTGGCTGGGCACGGCGGTGAGCGTGGGCGGCGGCGTGGCGATGGTGCTCAGCAAAGGGGGCGCGACCGCCGAGATTTCATGGACGGGTCTGCTGCTGTGCCTGCTCGCGGGGCTGTCGTACGCAAGCTATGCGCTCATCAACAAGCGACTGGTGGCGCATGCGTCCACGCAGGTGGTCAACTTCTATGTGTTCACCGGCGCGGCCTGCATGGCGATTCCGGCGGCGCTGCTGCTTGCGGGCGTGCCGGTGTTCACGGCCTCGTCGCTGCTGGTGGTGGTGTATCTGGGCATCGTCGTCTCGGGCATCGCCTATGTGCTGTTCTCCAACGGGCTGCGCGGCATTTCCGGGCCGACCGGAGTGACGCTCACGCTGATCGAACCCGTAGCGGCGTTTCTGCTGGCGGTGTGGATCGTCGGCGAGCACCAGCCGCTGCAGTCGTGGCTGGGCCTGCTGGCGGTGCTGGCGGGGCTGCTGGTGGTGATTCGTGCGGAGCTGCTGGCGTCACGCCAGGCCAAGAACAATTAG
- a CDS encoding helix-turn-helix domain-containing protein, with amino-acid sequence MARQAHSPSALTTPVASIRQYSGEHTAHAHDHAQILYALQGRMELEVAGRAAFVDTACGMVVPAGVEHGFLAAPGAQLLVIDAPDLRGTDRTRRFSVPATLRGVAPELETDASQHLAALLDAPRVLARRELDLQIVKVQVARSLHEDWNTRRMADLVHLSPQRFHVRWQELTDKTPQQWLRDLRLDAAQSVLARGESLENAALRLGYRSASALAFALRRDRKIGARDLRKA; translated from the coding sequence ATGGCCCGCCAAGCCCATAGCCCCTCCGCGCTCACCACGCCCGTCGCCTCGATCCGCCAATACAGCGGCGAGCACACGGCGCATGCGCACGACCATGCGCAGATTCTGTACGCGCTGCAGGGCCGCATGGAACTCGAAGTCGCGGGCCGCGCCGCGTTCGTCGACACGGCCTGCGGCATGGTCGTTCCGGCAGGCGTCGAGCACGGATTTCTCGCCGCGCCCGGTGCGCAGTTGCTGGTGATCGACGCGCCCGACCTGCGCGGCACCGACCGGACGCGGCGCTTTTCCGTACCTGCCACGCTGCGCGGCGTCGCGCCCGAACTGGAGACTGATGCCAGCCAGCACCTGGCGGCGTTGCTGGATGCGCCGCGTGTTCTGGCCCGCCGCGAACTGGATCTGCAGATCGTCAAGGTGCAGGTCGCGCGCAGCCTGCATGAGGACTGGAACACGCGCCGCATGGCCGATCTGGTGCACCTGAGCCCGCAGCGCTTTCACGTGCGTTGGCAGGAGTTGACCGACAAGACGCCGCAGCAATGGTTGCGCGATCTTCGGTTGGACGCGGCGCAAAGCGTTCTGGCGCGCGGCGAATCGCTGGAAAACGCCGCTCTGCGCCTTGGCTACCGCAGCGCCAGCGCGCTGGCGTTTGCATTGCGGCGCGACCGCAAGATCGGCGCGCGCGATCTGCGCAAAGCTTGA
- a CDS encoding MFS transporter, translated as MSDSTLSETPPKRSWREALMVYLQPESLRMLSLGFAAGLPLMLVLGTLSFRLREAGIDRSTIGHLSWVGLAYGFKWIWAPIVDRVPLPGLTRALGRRRSWLLVAQIAVMCGLAGMALANPSVALQPMVVWALVTAFASATQDIALDAYRIESAPAKEQPALAASYQTGYRLAMIWSGAGVLWLAARAELSGGAGGYQNAAWQLAYLVMAASMLVGIVTVLISPEPKRVDMPPARNAAEWLQSTLIEPFADFFRRYKWHAAVILALIAVYRISDVVMGIMANPFYVDTGFTKDEVASVTKVYGVIMTLVGAFVGGSLSMRFGVMRILMLGAILSAFTNLLFAWLAGYGHSVPALIAVVSADNLASGIASAAFVGYLSSLTNISYSASQYALFSSLMLLLPKFVAGFSGDYVNAHGYANFFISTAVLGLPVLLLVWAAGHVKKSGEQAQTTATPTASAEG; from the coding sequence ATGTCTGATTCCACGCTCTCCGAAACACCGCCCAAGCGCTCCTGGCGCGAGGCCCTGATGGTCTATCTGCAACCCGAAAGCCTGCGCATGCTGTCGCTCGGGTTTGCCGCAGGGCTGCCGCTCATGCTGGTGCTGGGAACGCTGTCGTTTCGCCTGCGCGAGGCGGGCATTGATCGCAGCACCATCGGTCACCTGAGTTGGGTGGGTCTGGCCTACGGCTTCAAATGGATATGGGCGCCGATCGTGGACCGCGTGCCGCTGCCGGGCCTCACACGGGCGCTGGGACGCAGGCGCAGTTGGTTGCTGGTCGCGCAGATCGCGGTGATGTGCGGCCTGGCGGGCATGGCGCTGGCCAACCCCAGCGTGGCATTGCAGCCCATGGTCGTCTGGGCGCTGGTGACGGCCTTCGCCTCGGCCACACAGGACATCGCGCTGGACGCCTACCGCATCGAATCCGCGCCCGCCAAGGAGCAACCCGCGCTCGCCGCGAGTTACCAGACCGGATATCGCCTTGCGATGATCTGGTCGGGCGCAGGCGTGCTGTGGCTGGCCGCGCGCGCCGAACTCTCGGGCGGTGCAGGCGGTTATCAGAACGCCGCCTGGCAGCTTGCCTATCTGGTGATGGCCGCCTCCATGTTGGTGGGCATTGTCACGGTGCTGATCTCGCCCGAGCCCAAGCGCGTGGACATGCCGCCCGCCCGCAACGCCGCCGAGTGGCTGCAGAGCACGCTGATCGAGCCGTTTGCCGACTTCTTCCGCCGCTACAAGTGGCATGCCGCGGTGATCCTCGCGCTCATCGCCGTCTACCGCATCAGCGACGTGGTCATGGGCATCATGGCCAATCCGTTCTATGTGGACACCGGCTTCACCAAGGACGAGGTCGCCAGCGTCACCAAGGTCTACGGCGTGATCATGACGCTGGTGGGCGCGTTCGTCGGCGGCAGCCTGTCGATGCGCTTTGGCGTGATGCGCATCCTCATGCTCGGAGCCATCCTGAGCGCCTTCACCAATCTGCTGTTCGCATGGCTGGCGGGATACGGCCACAGCGTGCCCGCGCTGATCGCCGTGGTCTCGGCCGACAACCTCGCCTCGGGCATCGCCTCGGCGGCGTTCGTGGGCTACCTCTCCAGCCTCACCAACATCAGCTATTCGGCCTCGCAGTACGCGCTGTTTTCTTCGCTCATGCTGCTGCTGCCCAAGTTCGTCGCGGGCTTCTCGGGCGACTACGTGAACGCGCATGGCTATGCCAACTTCTTCATCAGCACCGCCGTGCTCGGTCTGCCCGTGCTGCTGCTGGTCTGGGCCGCTGGCCATGTGAAAAAAAGCGGCGAGCAGGCCCAAACCACCGCCACCCCCACGGCGTCAGCGGAGGGATGA